CCACCTGTTTTGTCCAATGAGACCAATAATGAACGTTCTGGTTTTGATGCTGTTAACTCTTCATTAGCAAGAGTAGTCATCCCACGACGTCCAGGAGTCATTGGCTTATACTTTTTAATAGCCATTTAAAATAATCCTCCCTACGCAAATTGTCCGGAAATAGCGTAATTCTTCCGATAAATTTCTAAATTACAGAACGTCAATGTTTGATCCTTCTGCAAGTTTAACGATTGCTTTACGAACACCACGTGTTTTACCTTCGTATTTTCCAACGCGTTTTTTACGAGGTGCAACGTTTACAACGTTAACTTTTTCAACTTTTACATTGAAGATTTCTTCAATCGCTTGAGCGATTTCAATTTTGTTTGTCCCTTTAGCAACTTCAAATGTAACTTTGTTATCATTTTGTTGCATCATTACAGTTTTTTCAGTAATGATTGGGCGTAAGATAATATCTCTAGGGTTACGTTTCATTATGCAAATACCTCTCCAGCTGCAACTGCTGCTTTTTCAGTAAATACAATGCGATCCGCATTTACGATATCGTAAACATTCAGACCTTCAACATCAAGTAAACCAGCATTTGGAATGTTACGCATTGATAGGTAAGCATTCACGATATCTTCTTGTCCGTCGAATACAAATAATGTTTTACGAGTGAACTCTAGATTTTCCATGAACTTCACGAAGTTCTTTGTTTTTACTTCTTCAAATGAGAGGTTTTCTAATACAACCATTTGTGAATCTAAAACTTTTTGTGATAATGCTGAACGTAATGCTAAGCGACGAACTTTGCGGTTCAAGCTATAAGCATAGCTACGTGGTGTAGGACCAAATACGATTCCACCTCCACGCCATTGTGGTGAACGGATCGAACCTTGACGAGCACGTCCTGTACCTTTTTGACGCCATGGCTTACGACCACCACCACGAACCTCTGAACGGTTTTTAACCTTGTGAGTTCCTTGGCGTTGTGAAGCACGTTGCATCACGATTGCATCAAAGAGTGCTTGTTTGTTTGGTTCAATACCAAATACTTCTTCACTTAATTCAAGTGAATGAAGATTCTTACCTTCATGATTTAATACGTCAATTTTAGGCATTTTCAGAATCCTCCTTAGCCGAGTAATCAATAAGTTCAACAGGACTTGTTGATTTCACGTGTTTTGTAGTTGTCTTAACTACTACATAACCACGACGTGGTCCTGGAACGTTTCCTTTTACCAAAATGTAGTTGTTTTCAGTATCAACTTTGATAATTTCTAAATTTTGGTTTGTACGGGTACGTGCACCTTCGTGTCCAGCCATAATACGACCTTTATTGATGTAACCATTGTTACGTCCGCCAGTCGCTAATGAACCAACACCACGGTGGAACCCTGAACCGTGAGCTTTAGGCCCAATTGCTTGGTTATTACGGCGAATTGCACCTTGGTAACCTTTACCACGTGAAGTTCCCGTAACATCTACAAACTCACCTGCTGAGAATAAGTCAGCTTTGATTTCATCGCCTACTTCGTAGCTTAGTAATTCGCTACCAGCGATTTCACGAACAAAATGTTTCGGAGCTGTGTTAGCTTTAGCAGCATGAGCAATCTCAGATTTGTTCGCACGGTGTTCTTTAACATCAACAACACCTAATTGAACTGCTTCGTAGTTATCTGTTTCTAATGTCTTCTTTTGAAGTACAACATTAGGCAACACTTCAACTACGCTTACAGGAATTAGAGTACCATCAGTCGTGAAGACTTGAGTCATCCCTAATTTACGTCCTAATAAACCTTTCATCTAATAACTCCTCCTACTAAAGTTTGATCTCGATGTCAACACCGCTTGGTAACTCAAGACGACTTAATGCGTCAATTGTTTCAGGTGTTGGACCAACAATTTCAATCAAACGCTTATGCGTTCTTGATTCAAATTGTTCACGAGAGTCCTTATTAACATGTGGTGAACGTAAGATTGTAACAATCTCTTTTTTTGTTGGCAGTGGAACTGGACCAACAACTTTGCTTGCACCATGATCATTTGCCGCTTGAACAATCTTCTGAGCAGCACTATCAATAGTGCGGTGTTCGTATGCTTTTAAGCGTATACGAATGAAATTCTTTGCCATGGAAATTTCCTCCTATTCCGTTGTCCATTCAAATGGACCTGCTCCATGCGAATTCCCCGTGCTTCTCACTGACCATGACAACGTCTCTCAGTGTGCCGGCAACCTCGCATTTCTTCGCAGTAGCTCAATTATTATACACGATATGTGGTAGATTGCAATACTTTTTTCAAACTTTTTTCATAGGAATAAACAGCCTGTTTGGACCGCATCATTTCCATTTAAAGAGAGGCTGATCTTCATATTCTTTTGCTCATCGTAAATGAAGGATAACACCCCTTGTTTCAAAGAAAAAAAAGCACAGTGGGTACTGTACTTTTAAAATCATTTATGACTCTTCGAAGTTTAAATTGAGAAATTTTTCAAAATACTCATAAACATTCAAAGAATTAAAGGGTCCCACACCGCTTTTGACTTCATTCACAAGTCGACGTTGCTCATCAACAACTATATCAATAATTGACACATCGTATTGCATTTGACGTTGATGATCAATAAATTCATCTTCATCCAGTAGAATATAGTTTCCATCTGGGAATACTTTTACATCCAGGTCATAATCAATATTCTTAATTGCTTCCCCATCGTAAATGCTTGGCGTTGCTAAGTTACAATAATAATAGATTCCACGCTTTCGAATCATCGCAATCACATTGTACCACCGATTCAAATAGAAATAATATACGGCAGGTTCGCGTGTGAACCACCGTCTTCCATCACCTTCAACAACCCAAGTTTTATAAGTAATCGCTACAATCATTTCATCGTTAACATCAACGACTGTAGCACATGACCATGTACGATGGAGCGACCCGTCATGTTTATAGCTTTGCACATATACTGCATCACCAATTTTCGGATTCATACGCTCACACATCCTTATCTACGCCATCTATAATACACAAAGTTAGTAGAAGATTAAATATGATACTAAAATATTCCTCATATATGGTACACTATATCAAAGTGAAAAGGATGATAAGAATGGATTATAAATTATTAATTGAACAAGCTCAAAGCTTATGTGAATCAGAACCTGATGCAATTGCGAACATGGCAAATCTATCCGCATTACTCAATGAAATGATGGCGGACCTAAATTGGGTCGGTTTCTATATATATAAAGAAAACGCCTTGGTTCTCGGACCATTTCAAGGAAAAGTGGCCTGTACACGCCTACCCCATGGTAAAGGTGTTTGTATGGCTGCACTGGAATCCAATCAAACCCTCAAAGTGGATGATGTGCATGCATTTCCAGGACATATTGCCTGTGATAGTGCATCAAAAAGTGAACTCGTCGTTCCTATATATAACGATGGTGAACCGTTTGGTGTGTTAGATATTGATGCACCCATAGAAAATCGTTTCTCACAAGACGACGTAGATGGATTAACATTGCTCATTGAAACAATCAAAAGTTCAATTGTGCTGTGAGCATATTAGTTGAATATTCAACCAATTAATATCATAATTAAGTCATAACATAACAGGAGGACTTAACTTATGTTGAAAATTGGTATTGTAATTGCAAGTGTACGTGAAGGACGTAATGGTAAACAAGTGGGTGATTGGACCTACAATTATGCAACAACTGAAAAAGCTGAAGAAGCTTCTTATGAATTAGTCGATCTAAAAGACTATGATCTTCCCCTGCTTGGTCTTCAACCAACTCAAGAACAAGGCGCAGCAATTAAAGCATGGTCAGAAAAAATGGCTTCATTTGATGGCTATGTATTTGTAACACCAGAATACAACCGTGCATTACCTGGTGCATTCAAAAATGCCCTTGACTACTTACAGCCTGAACTAAACAATAAAGCTGTAGGATATGTTGCTTATGGTGGACTTGGTGGATTGTCATCCATTCAAACATTGCGTCTCATCAATGCTGAACAAGAACTTGCTTCAGTACGTACAATGGTGACGTTCTCAATTATGGCTGACTTTGTCAACATGTCAGAGTTTAAACCAAACGATTATCACAAAGACAATGCAAACAAGATGTTTGATCAAGTGATTGCATGGTCTAAAGCACTTAAAACAATTCGAGGATAAAAGGTATGAACACACATCAAGATGAACTGACAACAATATTTGATGCGCTCCTAGAAATCACAGGGAAAATGAATCAACGTATTGAAAAACAATCCAAAGCACTGGGTTATACAGCCAAAGAGTATTTGGTTCTTCTTGATGTGCTCACACATCCTGGTACCAGTCAAAATGCAATGTGCGAACGCCTTGGCATCAAGAAAAGTGCTGCTTCAAAGCTTCTAAGAAACCTTGAAAGCTCTGGAAAGATTGTCCGTAAGGCTTGCAAGCAAGATAAACGAGAGTCTGAACTCTTTATCGAGCAGCCTGAACTTTTGGATACATTGTGTAAAGCATCTGCAATTGAAATGACGTTTGAAAATCATGATGATTATGCATGTAAATTAAATTCTATTCATGAATCATTAATTGATTTAGATAAAATGCTATGTGGAGATTCCAAATAGCATTTTTTTATGTCAAATGTGATAAAATGAAAGAAAGGAAGTGATACAAATGTTTAAACCACTTATTTCAGATCGTTTGATTCTGAGGCCCATTAACAGTGGTGATGCACAAAATGTACTTGAACACTTTAGCGATGATATCGCAATCTACATGTTCCCCACCCCTTCAAGATCTTTGGAAGAGGCATCCGCTTTTGTAGAAGCGACACTAAAAAATATGCACCTAAACCGTGAGCTCGTTTATGCAATCACACTCAGGGAATCAAACGCGTTTATTGGCCTTGCTGGACTACATGGTCTAGAATCACAAACCCCAGAACTAGGAGTTTGGACGATAAAATCACAGCATGGTCATCATTATGGCCGTGAAGCGATGCAATTGGTTGCGCAAAAAGCAAAATCATTGGGATACACTCAAGTAATCTACCCTGTTGATATCCGTAATATCGCAAGTAAAAAGATTCCACTCTATTTGAATGGAACACTGACTGATGAAGAGAAAGACGTCAAGACCATTGACGGAAGGAGTCTTAGGATCGAAACCTATACGATACAATTATGAAAGAACCAAATAAAACAGAAATCTTTAAAATTCAGTTAAAACTACAAAAAGAACCTTTGGAAATGGGAGCACAAATTCCGGGTCTCCAAAGTTTGATGATTGATGATAAACCTTTGGATACTACGCAGTTAGATGCACCTTATATATTAATCAGTACCTTTCCTGGTATTAATACAAAAGTGTGCAGTTTACAAACTCAACACATGGTAAAATACTGTGAGGAGCATGGTATCTATCTGTTAAACATTTCTACCGATTCTTATGAAGCGTGTAACAAATGGTGTCTTGCACAAAATAAAGACATTAATTTCTACAGTGATCCTGTAGGAATTTATCTTCAAAAACTAGGTTTATATATTCCTTTATTGAAAAAAGCAGCACGGGCTGTGTTGCTCTTTAATAAAGAGCACAAATTGGTTTATCGTGAAGTCGTGAATCCAATGACACACGAACCTTCCGTACAACTCCTTGATGCGTTTATAAAAGGGCAGTGAAAACTGCCCTTTAGTGTGTAAATTTACGAGATAAAGCATTCCCAATCATTTGGATGACCATAACCATCAGTACCAATACAATGACCGAAACAACAATAATATCAGTATAAAACCGACCACGGCCATAACGGATAACAAAGGCACCCAAACCACCACCACCAATAATTCCTGCCATAGCAGTTAAATCAAGCAAACTAATCAACGTGATGGTTACCGCACGAATGAGTTGTGGCACACTCTCTTTTAAATAAACTTTTGTAATAATTTTAAACGGTGACAATCCCATTGCTTCTGCAGCTTCAATAAGCCCTGGATCCACTGTAGATAATGCCATTTCTACCTGACGAATCACAAATGGTGTACACCCAATTACCATTGGAAGGATTGCACCTTTAACGCCAATTGCAGTTCCGACAATAAAGAGCACAAATGGACCAATCGCAACAATCAAAATAAGAAATGGAATGGAGCGCATGATATTCACTGTTTTATCAATGAACTGATGGATAAATGCATTGACTTGTGAAATCATAACATGTTCTAAGATGTTTCCTTTTTGCGTTACCACAAGAATTACGCCAAAAATTAGACCAAAGAAAATCGAAAACACACCTGCCCACGCCATCATTTGAAGTGTTTCAACAATGCTTGTTAAGAATTCAGGCCAATATCTCACGAGATTTGGTAACCATTGATTAATCATTTCTTGCATCTTTCAACACCTCCACTTTCACATTTTGTTCATTTAAATAACGCAAGACTTCGATGCGTTTTTCTTTATTGCCCGTTACCACTACAACCAGCGATCCCAAGGCAACGTCTTGGATGACTTCAACGTTTCCAAAAATAATGCTCACATCAACATCAATTGCACGAATGCAATGTGCAATGATGGATTCTTTGGTATTGGATCCATAGAAATCAAGTTGAAGCATCATTTGATCGTGCGCTACATGAACAATATCAACATCACTATCAAGTAATTCCTTAATTTGATTCATGTTGCTGGTTGTTGCGATGAACTCTTTGGTAATATCTGCTTTAGGATTGGCAAAGACTTCAATGACACGATCAAGCTCTTTTACATAGCCATTCTCCATCACTGCAACACGATCACAAATATCTTTGATTACGCCCATTTCATGTGTAATGATAACAATTGTAATTCCCAATTCTTTATTGAGTCTTTTCAACAGTTTTAAAATGGATTGTGTCGTTTGAGGATCAAGTGCACTGGTAGCTTCATCACACAGTAAAATACCCGGATCATTTGCTAAAGCTCGGGCAATTGCTACCCGTTGTTTTTGCCCCCCTGATAATTGCGAAGGATAAGCATCCCCTTTATCAGACAATCCAACAATATCTAAGAGTCCCTTAACTTTTAAGTCACGTGCTTCTTTTGACATCTTATTATGAAGTGGAAACGCCACATTGTCATGAACGGTTCGTGAGGTCATCAGGTTAAATTGTTGGAAAATCATTCCGATTTTTTCACGTTGAGCACGGAGGTCTTTGTTTGATAATTTTGTTAAATCAACATCATTGACATAAACACATCCACTCGTCGGTCTTTCAAGTAAGTTAATACAGCGTACAAGGGTACTTTTACCAGCCCCACTGTATCCAATCACACCAAATATCTCACCATCATTGATTGTGAGTGATACATCACGCACTGCATCGACTTGCGTATTTTTTAATTCAAATCGTTTTGATACATTTTCAAGTCTTATCAATTCACACACCTCTTTCTAAAATAAAAACACGCCTCCCTAAGGATGAGCGTGCTTCTCATGTTACCACCTTAATTTATACATACTTCACAGTATATACCTCACAAAGTATTTGACTACTTTAGATGCGATAACGGGCATACCCGAGATTGTCTAATCCTTAAACTCAACAATCCTGCTCCAAGGCCATCTTCCGTCATGTTGTGTTTATCTTGTTTCACCAAAACCAAGACTCTCTATAAAACCCTTAACATGCGTACTCTTCTTTTCATTGCATTTAACTGTGTACATTATGTTTGATAAAATGTGTTTTGTCAAGGTATCACGACTTAATAACTTCATATGGGTAGTAAGTTTAGTAATTGAACATCCCCTTTGTTTTATTCACAAACCGCACTAACATAAGCATCACAGGGACTTCTGTCAGAACACCTACTGTACAAACTAATACAACAGGCGAGTTCACGCCGAAGAGTGTGATTGCAACAGCAACTGATAACTCGAAGAAATCGGATGCACCAATTAATGCAGCAGGAGCAGCAACATTGTGTGGTTGTTTTGCGATCTTACAACTGCCATATGCAAACAGTGCAGTAATGATATTTTGAAGCACTAATGGAACCGCAATGAGGATTACATGAAGTGGGTTATTAATAATTATATTCCCTTGGAATGTGAAGATAATGATTAAGGTAGCCAGTAATCCAAACGTTGTGATTGGCTCAAAAAAAGGAATAAATTCATCGGTAAAATATTTAAATCCTTTATGCTTCACAACGAAATATCGTGTGAGGGCTCCGCCAGTAAGTGGGAATACTACAAATGCAATTACTGATCCAAATAAGACATCCCAAGGTACAACAATATTGGTTGCATTGAGAAGAAAGGATACAATCGGAACAAACAGAACAATAATCATAAGGTCATTAAGCGCAACTTGAACAAGTGTATGGGCTGGGTCTCCTTTTGTAAGATGGCTCCATACAAATACCATTGCGGTGCAGGGTGCTGCGCCTAGTAGTACTGCTCCTGCAATATACTGGTAGCCTAAATCACTTGGAATAAACGCTTGAAATACAAAAAGAAAGAAAAAGGACGCAAGGCCAAACATCAGAAATGGTTTGATAGCCCAACTTGTAAAGCTTGAAATAAGAATCCCTTTATAGTTTTCTTTGACCGCAAGAATCGATTTAAAATCGACCTTCAACATCATGGGGAAAATCATAATCCAAGTCAAGATAACAATCGGAACTGATGTATTATAAATTTGAATTTTCTCGATTTCTTGGGCTACTATTGGAAAGAATTTTCCGATAAGAACACCGGTCACCATGCAAAGAAGAACCCATACTGTAAGATATTTTTCAAAAAAACCAATGTTACGATTGTCTGAGTCTCCGTTTGAATTATTCATTAATCCACCTCAATTTCCTTGTCCTTAAGGCGACGCATTAGATCTTTCATCTTTAGCTCTATTTGATCAATTGTATATTCAAACGCAGCATCAGATTTGCCGCTGGGGTCATCTAAGTTCCAATCTTCGCGATGCTTACAAGGAAGCCAAGGGCAATCAACGTTACATCCCATCGTAACAACAATATCTACCGTTGGAATCAAATCCAATGTTTTAGAGGATTGAGTTGTGCTCATATCTATATCATAGCGTGCCTTAAAAATACGCACAGCATCCGGATTGATTTGATCTTTTTTTTCTGTTCCCGCGGAGTAAGCTTCCATAATATCTGAGTATTTTAATGTTGCAATCGCTTCTGCAATCTGTGAACGACACGAGTTGTGAACACAAATAAAAGCTACTTTAGGTTTGACACTTTGGTCCATTAATCACACCCTCCTTCGCGAATGCATACATCATCATGCGTAATATAACGTTTGGTAAGTGCATTAAGTTTGGCAACTTTGTCTTGATTTAATCGGTAGCGAATCCAATTACCATCTTTTCGACTTGTGACCAATTCACTCTCAACTAATATTTTCATGTGGTATGACAATGTTGGTTGTGTAATATGAAACGCCTCAAGTATATGACATGCACACAGTTCTTCTTGTGTTAACATCTCCATAATCTTTAATCGGGTTTCATCAGCCATAGCTTTAAACAAAATTACCGCTTCTATATTTGATATGTTTTGGTCTTTGTCCATTTTAGATCCTCTCATTCATTAACGCTTTAATTGAATCCTCATTTATTGCTTCTGCAATCCAAGGAACAATTATGGTGTTGCCTTTTGTCTTTTCACTGATCGTGCTTATCCAATGATATTCACTCATTTGTTTCGCTTTTAGAATGCTTGAACAAGTCTCAACATTCACTAAACTCGAATTTACAATCCACCATTTACTAAATATATTCGCGCGTTGTAAGTCCTCAATTAACCGTGACGCTTCGAAATACGGGGTCGCTTCTGCTAAAGATACAATCACAACTTCTGTTTCGTTTTGATTTCTCAGTCTTGGTAATAGACGTTTCACAGATTCAGGGACTTCCCCTTGAGAGCGCGCAATTTCGTTGTGATAACTTTGAGTTGAGTCCAACAGCAATAATGTGTGTCCTGTTGGTGCAGTATCAATCACGATTATTTCATCACTTGAGCGATCAACAATTTCTGCAAAGGCACGAAATACAGCAATCTCTTGAGTACATGGTGAACGAAGGTCTTCTTTAATATACTCTAAGTCTGCTTCATCCATCGTTTCCCGTGCAACTGAAAGGACTTCTTCTTGATACTTCAACAATTCTTTCTGTTCATCAATTTCACTCATTGTGATATTGTGGTGTTCTTTCAGAAATCCTTTAAGATGATTTGCTGGATCGGTTGTGGTAAGATGTACGCTTTGTCCTCTATTTGCTAAGCCAAGTGCAATTGCACATGCCATGGTTGTTTTACCAACGCCACCTTTTCCCATCGTAAAGATTATTTTCTTGTTTGTGGTAATCAAATCAGAAATTAGTGTATCAATTTCTTTACTATTTATCGTTGGTACTGCAGTTGTTTCGATCAAGGTATCTTTGTAAAGCAAATACCGCAGACTTTCGATACCTGTAACATTATAAGACCTTAATGGGATCTCATAGGTTCTTAACAGTTCTAGCCCTTGTGGAAATTTACTCAGTGCAAGGTGTTGTTTATGGATCATGCTTTCTTCAATTGCATCATTTGAACTCTTGGTTATCATGCCATTTATCACAAGCACTTGATTTGAAATACCAATGTCTATGAGTTCTTTTGAGGCGCGTTCTGCTTCAAATAAAGGACTGGAATCTGCTTTAGCCACTAAGACGATCGTCGTTTTCGTGCGATCCCCTAAAATCTCAACAGCATCTGCATACTTTTGCTTGTTATCTTGTAATCCAGACAGTTGTCCCAAACACGATGCGCCATGAGTGCTTTCTGATATAAAATGATCCCAAGCAGATGGAAGTTGAAGCATTCTCAGTGTATGCCCTGTTGGTGCTGTATCGAATATTATATAATCATAGGTATCAATACCATCATTATCTACAAGGTACTTGGTAAATTCATTAAATGCTGCAATTTCTACAGTACAAGATCCCGATAATTGCTCCTTCATATTAGTTAATATGTTATCTGGGAGTTTACCAATATAGGGTTCAATTACTGAATCCCGATATGCTTGCGCGGCATCAATTGGATTTAAATTAACCACCCATAGATTATCAACACCCTCTATGCGCGTTTGTGTGTTGGTTAGTTCTATTTCAAATACATCTTGCAAATTGCTGGCAGGGTCTGTAGAGATAAGTAACACTTTAAATCCTTTATCAGCGAGTGTCACTGCAGTAGCACACGCGACGGATGTTTTCCCAACCCCACCTTTACCTGTAAAAAACATAAATTTCGTAATGGGTACAGAATCTAAATCAAACGGCTCAAATGTTCGTGATTGTACCATCAACAACACCCATTTTTACAATTGCATTTGGTAGGGTGCGCTTCATCATTTGCTTTAAACAAAAGATCAAACTCTTGATTTGATAAATACCCTTTAGTCTTAACAACCTTCCCATTGACTAATGTAATGGGTAGCGATTCAGAATCTTTGTTGAGTAGTTCGCTTATCAATTGATTAGCAATAAATTCTTGAGGCTCATTTGTTAATTGATACCGACGAATATCAACCCCACTTTTCTCTAATCTATCTACAAGACTTGCGACACGCAATAATTCTTTATCTACACTGGTACCACACACGCCTGTTGAGCAACACATTGCTGGATCAAATATTTCAATTTTCATAGAATTTCTCCTTTATACTAAGGATATGATACATCTGTATATAG
This DNA window, taken from Erysipelothrix larvae, encodes the following:
- the arsD gene encoding arsenite efflux transporter metallochaperone ArsD encodes the protein MKIEIFDPAMCCSTGVCGTSVDKELLRVASLVDRLEKSGVDIRRYQLTNEPQEFIANQLISELLNKDSESLPITLVNGKVVKTKGYLSNQEFDLLFKANDEAHPTKCNCKNGCC